In Populus alba chromosome 1, ASM523922v2, whole genome shotgun sequence, a single window of DNA contains:
- the LOC118039105 gene encoding uncharacterized protein, producing MQQREGEGEVEGEQERGKEVRKEAMESMTERLSSLENLYFPRALQSHATNPSQRKSILLDLLSRDAAVFLERYGAQLNSEELREFDILNYDYEINWHLKNIRTKMSPTSEELKSRSVTVKNRRLAYMDKLVLDGKYFSEDAMREREPYLHHEFVGKFQDPSARAMARPGERWSETLMRRCEEAILVSKIREEQQRLGVDEMEWVGNKRNQQQQEEEEEEEEEEEHDVEEGNEEAKKVNGGVSYTEMSEDSKLAQSSEAEHDEAATLSAEEMGDMMGQFTYIMHQKFLAGEDHQHLDYSKIDDDETLDDHWVREANHDAEDKYFAEDEEDG from the exons atgcagcagcgagagggagagggagaggtaGAGGGAGAGCAAGAGCGAGGAAAAGAAGTGAGGAAAGAAGCAATGGAGAGCATGACAGAGAGGCTCTCTTCATTGGAGAACCTCTATTTCCCTCGCGCTTTACAATCTCACGCCACTAATCCCTCTCAACGCAAGTCTATCCTCCTCGACCTCCTCTCTCGAGACGCCGCCGTTTTCTTAG AGAGATACGGAGCGCAATTGAACTCTGAGGAGCTACGGGAATTTGATATCCTAAATTATGACTATGAGATAAACTGGCaccttaaaaatattagaacCAAGATGAGTCCTACGTCGGAGGAATTGAAGTCCAGGTCTGTGACCGTGAAGAACCGCAGGTTGGCTTACATGGATAAACTCGTACTTGATGGGAAATATTTCTCAGAGGATGCCATGAGGGAGAGAGAGCCGTATTTGCATCACGAGTTTGTTGGCAAGTTTCAGGATCCAAGCGCAAGGGCAATGGCCAGGCCTGGAGAGAGGTGGTCGGAGACTTTGATGAGGAGGTGTGAGGAAGCCATTTTGGTTTCCAAGATTAGGGAGGAGCAGCAGAGGTTGGGCGTGGATGAGATGGAATGGGTGGGTAATAAGAGGAACCAACAGCAacaagaagaggaggaggaggaggaggaggaggaagaacaCGATGTTGAAGAGGGGAATGAAGAAGCAAAGAAAGTTAACGGCGGTGTGAGTTACACGGAG aTGTCCGAAGACAGCAAGCTTGCTCAATCTAGTGAAGCAGAGCATGATGAGGCAGCAACTTTATCGGCAGAAGAGATGGGAGATATGATGGGCCAGTTTACCTATATCATGCACCAAAAGTTCCTCGCCGGGGAAGATCACCAGCATTTAGATTACTCAAAAATAGATGATGACGAGACCTTGGATGATCACTGGGTGAGGGAAGCGAACCATGATGCTGAGGATAAGTATTTTGCTGAAGATGAAGAGGATGGCTAG